The Blattabacterium cuenoti genome includes a region encoding these proteins:
- a CDS encoding aspartate aminotransferase family protein — protein MKLFDVYPILNIELSKSKESYIFDVEGNMYLDFYGGHAVISIGHSHPYYVKALTEQIHKICYYSNSVHIYQKNKLADLLGNISGYENYLLFLCNSGTESNENALKIASFHTGKKKVIAFKGSFHGRTSGSLSVTDNYKFISPFNTQHETIFLDYQDFNSLENQLRNQDICAVITEGIQGLSGIVDPGSDFFYKIEKFCKKYDTVLIIDEVQSGYGRTGSFFSHQLYSIKPDLITIAKGMGNGFPIGGVLIHPKFKPYYGMLGTTFGGNHLACTAGIAVLEIIQKENLVENAKNMGKILLDQLRIIPEIKEIRGRGLMIGLKFDFPIQNLKNILIYKEKVFVGTSNHPYVLRLLPPLNINENHIKLFVKKLKNALFYLLKNGK, from the coding sequence ATGAAATTATTTGACGTTTATCCTATTCTAAATATAGAATTAAGTAAGAGCAAAGAGTCTTATATTTTTGATGTAGAAGGAAATATGTATTTAGATTTTTATGGAGGACATGCAGTGATTTCCATTGGACATTCGCATCCATATTATGTGAAAGCTTTGACTGAACAAATTCATAAAATTTGTTATTATTCTAACAGTGTTCATATTTATCAAAAAAACAAATTAGCTGATTTACTTGGAAATATTTCAGGATATGAAAATTATTTATTATTTTTATGTAATTCTGGAACAGAATCTAATGAAAATGCATTGAAAATAGCTTCTTTCCATACAGGAAAAAAAAAAGTAATTGCTTTTAAAGGTTCTTTTCATGGAAGAACAAGTGGGAGTTTATCCGTTACGGATAACTACAAGTTTATATCCCCTTTTAATACTCAACATGAAACTATATTTTTGGATTATCAAGATTTTAATTCTTTAGAAAATCAATTAAGGAATCAAGATATTTGTGCTGTCATTACTGAAGGAATACAAGGACTATCTGGAATTGTAGATCCTGGGTCTGATTTCTTTTATAAAATTGAAAAATTTTGCAAAAAATACGATACAGTATTGATTATAGACGAGGTCCAAAGTGGATATGGAAGAACAGGATCTTTTTTTTCTCATCAATTATATTCTATAAAACCTGATTTAATTACTATAGCTAAAGGTATGGGAAATGGGTTTCCTATAGGAGGAGTGCTCATACATCCTAAATTCAAACCATATTATGGAATGTTGGGAACAACTTTTGGAGGGAATCATTTAGCATGTACAGCTGGTATTGCTGTGTTGGAAATAATTCAAAAAGAAAATTTGGTTGAAAATGCAAAAAATATGGGAAAAATATTGTTAGATCAATTGCGTATTATTCCTGAAATTAAAGAAATTAGGGGAAGAGGACTGATGATAGGATTAAAATTTGATTTTCCCATTCAGAATCTAAAAAATATTTTAATTTATAAGGAAAAAGTTTTTGTTGGTACATCAAATCATCCATATGTTTTACGATTACTTCCTCCATTAAATATTAATGAAAATCATATCAAATTATTTGTAAAAAAGTTAAAGAATGCCTTATTCTATCTATTAAAAAATGGAAAATAA
- a CDS encoding argininosuccinate synthase domain-containing protein: MKIKVRVSHEEDTKYAFLICKKIEESAKIRGTGIAKKDPEYIKSKMIHGNAVIAFYDEKLAGFSYLETFQNEEFVVNSGLIVFPEFRKQGLAKIIKIEIFKLSRKKFPNSKIFSITTSNAVLKINTELGFKPVSFSELTHSEKFWKGCQSCKNFDILTRNNKKMCLCTGLLYTSNTNNNQNKSHKKDKNYLSNGDKIVLAYSGGLDTSYCLKYLIQEKYEVHTVIINTGGFNENELDKIEERALSIGSKSHKTIDAIEEYYQNCIKYLIFGNILKNNTYPLSVSSERIFQAIKIAQYATCIQAKAIAHGSTGAGNDQIRFDVAFQIICPEKITLSPIRDMKISRKEEIEYLKNKGVSICWDQAKYYSINKGIWGTSIGGKETLTSYHDFPECAYPTKLRRKKSENLELEFEKGELVSVNKEKGKAIKNIIKIEKIASEYAIGRGIHIGDTILGIKGRVAFEASAAIIIIKAHHLLEKHILTKWQLYWKEQLSNWYGMLLHEAQYLDPVMRDIEKFLKSTQERLTGTVDIILYPYRFHLAGIKSKFDLMEYSNMNMAKYGEMNYAWTAEDVKGFTKILSNQMKIYHNLNKKEK; this comes from the coding sequence ATGAAAATAAAAGTTAGAGTATCTCATGAAGAGGATACGAAATATGCTTTCTTAATTTGTAAAAAAATTGAGGAATCTGCAAAAATAAGGGGCACTGGAATAGCAAAAAAAGATCCAGAGTATATTAAATCAAAAATGATTCATGGAAATGCGGTAATTGCTTTTTATGATGAAAAATTAGCGGGATTTAGTTATCTTGAAACTTTTCAGAATGAAGAATTTGTCGTGAATTCTGGTTTAATCGTTTTTCCTGAATTTAGAAAACAAGGACTTGCTAAAATTATTAAAATTGAAATTTTTAAACTTTCTAGAAAAAAATTTCCAAATTCTAAAATTTTTAGTATCACAACAAGTAATGCTGTTCTAAAAATCAATACAGAATTAGGATTCAAACCTGTTTCTTTTAGTGAATTGACTCATTCAGAAAAGTTTTGGAAAGGATGTCAAAGTTGCAAGAACTTTGATATTCTAACAAGAAATAATAAAAAAATGTGTTTATGTACAGGTCTCTTATACACTTCAAACACAAATAATAATCAAAATAAAAGTCATAAAAAAGATAAGAATTATTTATCTAATGGAGACAAAATTGTTTTGGCTTATAGTGGAGGGTTAGATACCTCTTATTGTTTAAAATATTTAATACAGGAAAAATATGAAGTTCATACAGTGATTATTAATACAGGAGGTTTTAATGAAAACGAATTAGATAAAATTGAAGAAAGAGCTTTAAGCATTGGATCGAAATCGCACAAAACTATTGACGCTATAGAAGAATATTATCAAAATTGTATAAAATATCTTATATTCGGAAACATTCTTAAGAATAATACTTATCCACTTTCAGTAAGTTCAGAAAGAATTTTTCAGGCTATTAAAATAGCACAATATGCTACTTGTATTCAAGCAAAAGCAATTGCTCATGGAAGTACAGGAGCAGGTAATGATCAAATTCGATTTGATGTAGCCTTTCAAATTATTTGTCCAGAAAAAATAACTTTATCTCCTATAAGAGATATGAAAATATCTAGAAAAGAAGAAATTGAATATTTGAAAAACAAAGGAGTATCTATATGTTGGGATCAAGCTAAATATTATTCCATAAATAAAGGAATTTGGGGAACTAGTATAGGAGGAAAAGAAACACTGACTTCTTATCACGATTTTCCGGAATGCGCTTATCCAACAAAATTAAGAAGAAAAAAAAGTGAAAATTTAGAATTAGAATTTGAAAAGGGAGAATTAGTAAGTGTAAATAAAGAAAAAGGAAAAGCTATAAAAAATATAATAAAAATTGAAAAAATAGCTTCTGAATATGCTATTGGAAGAGGAATACATATAGGAGATACTATTTTGGGAATTAAAGGAAGAGTAGCATTCGAAGCTTCTGCTGCTATTATTATTATAAAGGCTCATCATTTATTGGAAAAACATATTCTTACAAAATGGCAACTTTATTGGAAAGAACAATTATCCAATTGGTATGGTATGTTACTTCATGAAGCTCAATACTTAGATCCTGTCATGCGTGATATAGAAAAGTTTTTAAAAAGTACACAAGAAAGATTAACCGGAACTGTAGATATTATTCTTTATCCTTATAGATTTCATTTAGCAGGGATCAAATCTAAATTTGATTTAATGGAATATTCTAATATGAATATGGCTAAATATGGAGAAATGAATTATGCTTGGACAGCAGAAGATGTTAAAGGATTTACAAAAATTTTGAGCAATCAAATGAAAATATATCACAATTTAAATAAAAAAGAAAAATGA
- the dnaE gene encoding DNA polymerase III subunit alpha translates to MYLIIDTETTGLPVSYNLPITHTDNWPRVVQIAWQSHDVIGNFIEFKNFIIKPDNYDIPFNAFNIHGITNEKAKKDGVDLNFVLHEFQKSLNQSQCLIGHNLEFDIKVIKCEFFRKKKEISFQKKKILDTKEISTPYCKLSLSGNGKKLKWPTLSELYQKLFGEKVPNLHNAANDVKVTARSFFELLRIGIISHKDIGVKEDVILKFRSKYLQRISASVVFLNLKNNHHVKTEKEEKVSFKFKSDDPLPLDDILKDKLKKKKYSHIHNHTYFSILNSTINIQSLVEKAMYFDMPAVGITDYGNLMGSFFFLDVIHSMNKKYYPKKSIKGIIGCEVFISNNYLKNKFTKEEPDKRYHQVFLSKNKKGFYNLSRLCSLGFTEGFYAGIPRIGKELIKKYKENLIALTGDLNAEIPYTILNHGERKAEKVFLWWKDLFGDDFYIELLRHGLKSEDYVNSILLKFSKKYHVKYVIQNNTFYLDKKEANAHDILLCIKNGEKQSTPVGKGRGYRFGFPNHEFYFKSPEEMKKMFFDFPESFDFLEELINKIESYHLSNKIFLPKFQIPKSFEDPLDQIDGGNRGENSYLKRITFDGAKKRYKNITRKIKERILFELKTIEKIGYPGYFLIVHNLISQARKTNVSVGPGRGSVAGSIVAYCIEITNIDPIKYNLLFERFLNPDRISLPDIDIDFDDKGREKIIEWVVQKYGKNKVAQIITYATMGAKSSIRDTGRVLDLSLKETDRIAKMVPNMLSLKEILYQENFPVKISKSKEEMINIQKLREIAKNKDTLEGKVLHQAKILEGTIRSTGVHACGIIISPYDIQESIPVTVSKESNLLLTQFDNHVVEHAGLLKMDFLGLKTLTIIKYAINIIKKRCKNINITDNFFSLEDEKTYRLFQQGRTVAIFQYESTGMQKYLRQLKPDKFDDLIAMTALYRPGPLQYIPNFISRKHGKEAITYDLPEMEEFLKETYGITIYQEQVMLIAQKIADFSKGDADILRIAMGKKQKKILNKMKNLFIHQAMKKGYTKNILEKIWKDWEHFSCYAFNKSHATCYAYIAFQTAYLKAHFPCEYMASVLSNNMDNIKQLTFFIEECKKMNISVISPNINESDSFFQVTDYNQIRFGLSGIKGVGKNAVKILVQEREKNGPYISIFNLIKRIDLRVVNKKTLESLILSGSLDNFHIDREQYFHIESDNKLSTLEKIIQFGSKLKKTKSKVDQPIIMKCDLWDNIYKLSKEKEVLGVYTSAHPLDDFYYEMKYFSNISLEQLSKKESFLIGKKMYVCGILSKIEKKTYIKNGIKYGIFLLEDYNSCKEFRIYGQQYLKYESLLIHNNPLHLCISIEKSRYIKCKINILHIENLQNIFNKLVHKLTIKININSLNSALINNIEKLFSQQKQIGKKKLNIVLYDKEDQIFLSFESMKYEIHIHSNFLKKLEKIKGLDFYLN, encoded by the coding sequence ATGTACCTCATTATTGATACAGAAACAACAGGATTACCTGTATCCTATAATCTTCCAATAACTCATACAGATAATTGGCCAAGAGTAGTGCAAATTGCATGGCAAAGTCATGATGTTATAGGCAATTTTATAGAATTTAAAAATTTTATTATTAAACCAGATAATTATGATATTCCTTTTAATGCTTTTAATATTCATGGAATAACTAATGAAAAAGCAAAAAAAGATGGAGTTGATTTAAATTTTGTTCTCCATGAATTTCAAAAATCTCTTAATCAATCTCAATGCTTAATTGGACATAATTTAGAATTTGATATAAAAGTAATTAAATGCGAATTTTTTCGAAAAAAAAAAGAGATTTCTTTTCAAAAGAAAAAAATATTAGATACTAAAGAAATTTCTACCCCTTATTGTAAATTATCATTATCAGGAAATGGAAAAAAATTGAAATGGCCTACATTATCTGAATTATATCAAAAACTTTTTGGAGAAAAAGTTCCAAATTTACATAACGCAGCAAATGATGTTAAAGTTACAGCTCGTTCTTTTTTCGAACTATTACGTATTGGAATAATATCTCATAAAGATATAGGAGTCAAAGAAGATGTCATATTGAAATTCAGAAGTAAATATTTACAGAGAATTTCTGCTTCTGTAGTTTTTCTGAATCTGAAGAATAATCATCACGTAAAAACAGAAAAAGAAGAAAAAGTTTCTTTTAAATTCAAAAGTGATGATCCATTACCATTAGATGACATCTTAAAGGATAAATTGAAAAAAAAAAAATATTCTCATATTCATAATCATACCTACTTTTCTATTCTTAATTCAACTATAAATATTCAATCACTAGTAGAAAAAGCTATGTATTTTGATATGCCGGCGGTGGGCATAACAGATTATGGAAATCTGATGGGATCTTTCTTTTTTTTAGATGTTATTCATTCTATGAATAAAAAATATTATCCGAAAAAATCAATTAAAGGAATCATAGGTTGTGAAGTATTTATTTCAAATAATTATTTGAAAAATAAATTTACTAAAGAAGAACCAGACAAACGATATCATCAAGTTTTTTTATCTAAAAATAAAAAAGGTTTTTATAATTTATCAAGACTTTGTTCATTAGGTTTTACAGAAGGTTTTTATGCTGGAATTCCTAGAATTGGAAAAGAATTAATCAAAAAATATAAGGAAAATTTAATTGCTCTTACTGGAGATTTAAATGCAGAAATTCCATATACTATTTTAAATCATGGAGAAAGAAAAGCTGAGAAAGTTTTTTTATGGTGGAAAGATCTTTTCGGAGACGATTTTTACATAGAATTATTGCGTCACGGCTTAAAATCAGAAGATTATGTTAATAGTATATTACTGAAATTTTCAAAAAAATATCACGTAAAATATGTTATACAAAATAATACTTTTTATTTAGATAAAAAAGAAGCAAATGCTCATGATATTTTACTTTGTATAAAAAATGGAGAAAAACAATCGACTCCTGTAGGAAAAGGAAGAGGTTATAGATTTGGTTTTCCGAATCATGAATTTTATTTCAAAAGTCCGGAAGAAATGAAAAAAATGTTTTTTGATTTTCCAGAATCTTTTGATTTTCTAGAGGAATTGATTAATAAAATTGAATCTTATCATCTTTCAAACAAAATATTTTTACCAAAATTTCAGATTCCAAAATCGTTTGAAGATCCTTTAGATCAAATAGATGGAGGAAATAGAGGAGAAAATTCTTACTTAAAAAGAATAACTTTTGATGGAGCTAAAAAGCGTTATAAAAATATTACAAGAAAAATTAAAGAAAGAATTCTTTTCGAATTAAAAACAATAGAAAAAATTGGTTATCCTGGTTATTTTCTAATTGTTCATAATTTGATTTCTCAAGCTAGAAAAACGAATGTTTCAGTGGGACCTGGAAGAGGATCAGTGGCAGGATCTATTGTAGCTTATTGTATAGAAATCACTAATATAGATCCAATAAAATATAATCTTCTTTTTGAACGGTTTTTAAATCCTGATAGAATTTCTTTGCCTGATATTGATATTGACTTTGATGACAAAGGACGTGAAAAAATTATTGAATGGGTAGTTCAAAAATATGGAAAGAATAAAGTAGCACAAATTATAACATATGCAACTATGGGAGCTAAATCATCCATAAGAGATACTGGACGTGTGTTAGATTTATCTTTAAAAGAAACAGATCGTATTGCAAAAATGGTTCCTAATATGCTCTCTCTAAAAGAGATTTTATATCAAGAGAACTTTCCTGTGAAGATAAGTAAAAGCAAAGAAGAAATGATCAATATACAAAAATTGAGAGAAATTGCAAAAAATAAAGATACGTTGGAGGGAAAAGTTTTGCACCAAGCAAAAATATTAGAAGGAACTATAAGAAGCACAGGAGTCCACGCTTGTGGTATTATAATAAGTCCGTATGACATTCAAGAATCTATTCCAGTAACTGTGTCAAAAGAATCAAATTTATTGCTGACACAATTTGATAATCATGTGGTAGAACATGCTGGTTTATTAAAAATGGATTTTTTGGGATTGAAAACTCTTACAATTATTAAATATGCAATAAATATTATCAAAAAAAGATGTAAAAATATTAATATTACAGATAATTTCTTTTCTTTAGAAGATGAGAAAACTTATCGTCTTTTTCAACAAGGGAGAACTGTTGCTATTTTTCAATATGAATCAACAGGAATGCAAAAATATTTACGTCAACTAAAACCTGATAAATTTGATGATTTAATTGCTATGACAGCATTGTATCGACCAGGTCCTTTACAATACATCCCTAATTTTATATCCAGAAAACATGGAAAAGAAGCTATAACTTATGATTTACCAGAAATGGAAGAATTTTTAAAAGAAACTTATGGGATAACAATATATCAAGAACAAGTCATGTTAATAGCTCAAAAAATAGCTGATTTTAGTAAAGGAGATGCGGATATTCTGAGAATAGCTATGGGTAAGAAGCAAAAGAAAATACTCAATAAAATGAAAAATTTATTTATTCATCAAGCTATGAAAAAAGGTTATACTAAAAATATACTAGAAAAAATATGGAAGGATTGGGAACATTTTTCGTGTTATGCTTTTAATAAATCTCATGCAACATGTTATGCCTATATAGCTTTTCAAACTGCTTATTTAAAAGCACATTTTCCATGTGAATATATGGCATCTGTATTAAGTAATAATATGGATAATATTAAACAGCTTACTTTTTTTATAGAAGAATGTAAAAAAATGAATATATCTGTAATAAGTCCAAATATCAATGAAAGTGATTCTTTTTTTCAAGTAACGGATTATAACCAAATCAGATTTGGTCTTTCTGGAATTAAAGGAGTAGGAAAAAATGCTGTTAAAATTCTTGTTCAAGAAAGAGAAAAAAATGGACCTTATATCTCTATTTTTAATTTAATTAAAAGAATAGATTTACGTGTAGTCAATAAAAAAACTTTAGAAAGTTTAATTTTATCTGGATCTTTAGACAATTTTCATATTGATAGAGAACAGTATTTTCATATTGAGTCTGATAATAAATTGAGCACTTTAGAGAAAATTATTCAATTTGGATCTAAATTAAAAAAAACCAAAAGTAAAGTAGATCAACCTATTATTATGAAATGTGATTTGTGGGATAACATATATAAGTTATCCAAAGAAAAAGAAGTATTAGGTGTTTATACTTCTGCACATCCTTTAGATGATTTTTATTATGAAATGAAATATTTTTCGAATATCTCTTTAGAACAATTAAGTAAAAAGGAATCATTCCTCATAGGAAAAAAAATGTATGTATGTGGAATTTTATCCAAAATAGAAAAAAAAACATATATAAAAAATGGAATCAAATATGGAATTTTTTTATTAGAAGATTATAATTCTTGTAAAGAATTCAGAATTTACGGACAACAATATTTGAAATATGAATCTCTTTTAATTCACAATAATCCGTTGCATTTATGTATTTCTATTGAAAAATCGAGATATATAAAATGTAAAATCAACATTTTACATATAGAAAATTTACAAAATATTTTCAATAAATTAGTACATAAATTGACAATAAAAATCAATATAAACAGTTTAAATAGTGCATTGATTAATAATATAGAAAAACTTTTTTCTCAACAAAAACAAATAGGAAAGAAAAAATTAAATATAGTTCTTTATGATAAAGAAGATCAAATTTTTTTAAGTTTTGAATCTATGAAATATGAAATTCATATTCATTCAAATTTTTTAAAAAAATTGGAAAAAATAAAAGGATTAGATTTTTATTTAAACTAA
- the carA gene encoding glutamine-hydrolyzing carbamoyl-phosphate synthase small subunit — protein MENKIKKAILVLEDGTRYEAYHFGAPVSSSGEVVFNTAMTGYTESITDPSYKGQILTYTYPIIGNYGIPSSIEESIYEFHESDRIQVSGLIISYYSNRPYHWNMNQTLSNWLSENGIPGLYGVDTRFIAKKLRKNGGSMLGKILMENEDIPFYDPNQDNLSEKVSIHEKIVYGNGKYKILLVDFGLKNNILRCLLRRDCFIIRVPWDYDFTQEEYDGLVFSNGPGNPKIYKKPIHYLRIAMKKKQPIFGICLGHQLLGIAAGGDTYKLKYAHRSHNQPVLSLRTGKSFITSQNHGYVLDPINLCKEWKVFFKNLNDDTCEGIIHDEKPFFSVQFHPEASSGPKDTEFLFDFFIDSIKKNK, from the coding sequence ATGGAAAATAAAATAAAGAAAGCGATTCTTGTATTGGAAGACGGAACTAGGTATGAAGCTTATCATTTTGGAGCACCAGTATCTTCTTCTGGAGAGGTTGTATTTAATACAGCAATGACTGGTTATACCGAAAGTATAACAGACCCATCTTACAAAGGTCAAATATTGACTTATACTTATCCTATAATAGGAAATTATGGAATTCCGTCTTCTATTGAAGAATCTATTTATGAATTTCATGAATCCGATAGAATTCAAGTATCTGGACTTATTATTTCTTATTATTCTAATCGTCCGTATCATTGGAATATGAATCAAACCCTATCAAATTGGTTGAGTGAAAATGGAATTCCTGGATTATATGGTGTAGATACTAGGTTTATTGCAAAAAAACTTAGAAAAAATGGAGGATCCATGTTGGGTAAAATTTTAATGGAAAATGAAGATATTCCTTTTTATGATCCGAATCAGGATAATCTTTCTGAAAAAGTATCTATACATGAAAAAATTGTATATGGAAATGGAAAATACAAAATATTACTTGTAGATTTTGGGTTAAAAAATAATATATTACGTTGTCTTCTACGAAGAGATTGTTTTATTATCAGAGTGCCATGGGATTATGATTTTACTCAAGAAGAATATGATGGTTTGGTTTTTTCGAATGGACCTGGAAATCCTAAGATTTATAAAAAACCGATACATTATCTTCGGATAGCTATGAAAAAAAAACAACCTATATTTGGCATATGTTTGGGTCATCAACTTTTGGGGATAGCAGCTGGAGGAGATACTTATAAATTGAAATATGCACATCGAAGTCATAATCAACCAGTTTTGTCGTTGAGAACAGGAAAAAGTTTTATCACATCACAAAATCATGGATATGTTTTGGATCCAATCAATCTTTGTAAAGAATGGAAAGTTTTTTTTAAAAATTTAAATGATGATACTTGTGAAGGAATCATTCATGATGAAAAACCTTTTTTTTCTGTACAATTCCATCCAGAAGCTTCAAGTGGACCTAAAGATACCGAATTTTTATTCGATTTTTTTATAGATTCAATTAAAAAAAATAAATAG
- the argC gene encoding N-acetyl-gamma-glutamyl-phosphate reductase, with the protein MIEIGIIGGAGYTAGELIRLIIHHPKTYIKNIVSQSHTGKLIHLIHQDLLGEMENVKFSSDLSKKIDIVFLCSGHGQSRKELNHISENIKVIDLSQDFRMKIQSVFKSRNFVYGLPELQKETIKKSNNIANPGCFATAILLSILPLAKNKLLEKDIHISAITGSTGSGRRLSETNHFSLRNNNISAYQIFKHQHLKEIEQAIHQVQNNFYSKIYFVPYRGNFSRGIITTLYTHSIFSLEKNREIYEEYYKNHPFVNISDVNIDIKQVINTNKCILYLIKEKDQLIVISVIDNLIKGASGQAIQNMNLMFDLDETCGLKLKSIRF; encoded by the coding sequence ATGATTGAAATAGGTATTATAGGAGGAGCTGGATATACTGCTGGAGAATTGATTAGATTGATAATTCATCATCCAAAAACTTATATTAAAAATATAGTGAGTCAAAGTCATACGGGAAAATTGATTCATCTGATTCATCAAGATTTATTAGGAGAAATGGAAAATGTAAAGTTTAGCAGTGATTTAAGCAAAAAAATAGATATTGTATTTCTTTGTTCTGGACATGGCCAATCTAGAAAAGAGTTGAATCATATATCAGAAAATATAAAAGTGATTGACTTGAGTCAAGATTTCAGAATGAAAATTCAATCTGTTTTTAAAAGCAGAAATTTTGTTTATGGATTACCAGAATTGCAAAAAGAAACAATAAAAAAATCTAATAATATAGCTAATCCTGGATGCTTTGCCACAGCTATTCTTTTATCTATTTTACCATTAGCTAAAAATAAACTATTAGAAAAAGACATTCATATTAGTGCCATAACAGGTTCTACAGGATCTGGAAGGAGACTAAGTGAAACAAATCATTTCAGTTTAAGAAATAATAATATTTCTGCTTATCAAATTTTTAAACATCAGCATTTGAAAGAAATTGAACAAGCTATTCATCAGGTACAAAACAATTTTTATTCTAAAATTTATTTTGTACCTTACAGAGGTAATTTTTCTAGAGGAATTATAACTACTTTATATACTCATTCTATTTTTTCTTTAGAAAAAAATAGAGAAATATATGAAGAATATTATAAGAATCATCCATTTGTAAATATTTCTGATGTTAATATTGATATTAAACAGGTGATCAATACCAATAAGTGTATTTTATATCTAATTAAAGAAAAAGATCAACTGATTGTAATTAGTGTCATAGATAATCTCATAAAAGGAGCTTCTGGTCAAGCGATACAAAATATGAATCTTATGTTTGATTTGGATGAAACTTGTGGTTTAAAATTAAAATCTATTCGTTTCTAA